One Pseudomonas sp. C27(2019) DNA window includes the following coding sequences:
- the mazG gene encoding nucleoside triphosphate pyrophosphohydrolase, with amino-acid sequence MSSAAQYQLHDLLYLMARLRDPDGGCPWDLQQDFASIVPHTLEEAYEVADTIEREDFAHLPSELGDLLFQVVYYSQLGHEQQMFDFSTVVHSITEKLVRRHPHVFPTGELYDTKQTASLNTEQIKERWEEIKQQERAEQAPVDQAVSVLDDIPLNLPALSRALKIQKRASNVGFDWNSLSPVLDKVEEELQEVRAAIASGEAAAISDELGDLLFATVNVARHLKVNPETALRAANIKFSQRFQYVEQQAQAQGMAISDCTEAQLDALWNLAKQRLRTPQHE; translated from the coding sequence ATGAGTTCTGCAGCCCAGTATCAATTGCATGATTTGTTGTATTTGATGGCGCGTTTGCGTGACCCTGACGGTGGTTGTCCGTGGGATTTACAGCAGGATTTTGCCAGTATAGTGCCGCACACACTCGAAGAGGCCTATGAAGTGGCGGATACCATTGAGCGCGAGGACTTTGCTCATTTGCCCAGTGAGTTGGGTGATTTACTGTTTCAGGTGGTCTATTACAGCCAGCTCGGTCATGAGCAGCAGATGTTTGATTTCTCAACGGTGGTGCACAGCATTACCGAGAAGCTGGTGCGTCGTCATCCGCATGTTTTCCCAACTGGCGAGCTGTATGACACCAAGCAAACGGCATCGCTCAACACTGAGCAGATCAAAGAACGCTGGGAAGAAATCAAACAACAAGAACGGGCAGAACAAGCGCCTGTTGATCAGGCCGTGAGTGTTTTGGATGATATTCCTTTGAATTTGCCAGCTTTGAGTCGCGCTCTGAAGATTCAAAAGCGTGCGTCCAATGTGGGCTTTGATTGGAATAGCTTGTCGCCGGTACTGGATAAAGTCGAGGAAGAGCTGCAAGAAGTGCGTGCAGCGATTGCCAGCGGTGAAGCGGCGGCGATCAGCGACGAGTTGGGCGATTTGTTATTTGCTACGGTGAATGTCGCACGCCACCTCAAAGTGAACCCAGAAACTGCATTACGTGCGGCAAATATTAAGTTTTCTCAACGTTTTCAGTACGTTGAACAGCAAGCACAAGCTCAGGGTATGGCAATCAGTGATTGCACCGAGGCACAATTGGACGCCTTGTGGAACTTAGCTAAACAGAGGTTGCGCACGCCGCAGCACGAGTGA
- a CDS encoding nuclear transport factor 2 family protein produces the protein MTTINEVLETYKQLFENLSPQTVEEDFLQVFSPDIYFKDPFNATYGLTQLQTIFRHMFANVLEPKFRILDFAGNQNRGFLEWQLTFKLKANGDTLLIKGMSKIQINQHNLVCSHIDYWDSGEYVYQKVPLLGRVIAMINKRLSST, from the coding sequence ATGACGACCATCAACGAGGTGTTGGAGACCTACAAACAGTTATTTGAAAACCTAAGCCCGCAAACTGTTGAAGAAGACTTTTTGCAAGTATTTAGCCCTGATATCTACTTCAAAGACCCCTTCAACGCCACCTATGGATTGACGCAGTTGCAAACCATTTTTCGTCATATGTTTGCCAACGTGCTTGAGCCAAAGTTTCGTATCCTTGATTTTGCTGGCAACCAAAATAGAGGCTTTCTAGAGTGGCAACTCACCTTTAAACTCAAAGCCAATGGCGACACCTTGCTGATTAAGGGTATGAGTAAAATTCAAATCAATCAGCACAACCTAGTCTGCAGCCATATTGATTACTGGGACAGCGGCGAATATGTTTACCAAAAAGTGCCGTTATTAGGCCGTGTGATTGCCATGATCAATAAGCGCCTGAGCAGCACATGA
- a CDS encoding PAS domain S-box protein, translating into MRNEILLQLVESAQDGIVIAEKEGEDTILVYVNPAFERLTGYSADEILYQDCRFLQGEDTDLGAVKVIRHAIDEQAPVRTVLKNYRKDGSVFWNELSVTPFYDELDQITYYIGIQKDVTTQVELALELEAAHETIQKLSEQLSNPL; encoded by the coding sequence TTGCGTAATGAAATTTTATTACAGTTGGTAGAGTCTGCTCAAGACGGCATCGTCATCGCGGAAAAAGAAGGTGAAGACACTATTTTAGTGTATGTAAATCCGGCTTTTGAACGCTTAACTGGCTATAGCGCAGATGAGATTCTCTACCAGGACTGCCGCTTTTTGCAGGGTGAGGACACTGACCTTGGTGCAGTGAAAGTCATCCGCCACGCCATTGACGAGCAAGCGCCAGTGCGTACTGTGCTGAAAAACTACCGTAAAGATGGCTCAGTTTTTTGGAACGAACTCAGTGTTACGCCCTTCTATGACGAGCTCGATCAAATCACTTATTACATCGGCATTCAAAAGGATGTCACCACCCAAGTTGAGCTGGCCCTAGAATTAGAAGCCGCACATGAAACCATTCAGAAGCTGAGCGAGCAACTGTCAAACCCCCTATAA
- a CDS encoding SDR family oxidoreductase produces the protein MKKNIQQQRIWLVGASHGIGLELVKIWLEQGHKVIASARQAEQSDDLAQLQQRYGAQLQCLNVDVSDAQACAVHAQQAWSVFDGLDLWFYNVGAYQPMTCEEWEWSAFMQMNQSNYLGVVALMLPLHKLFKAQGHGRWVWNASLASYFGLPYGGGYSAPKAALVNLAQALQPELAAQQIDLQIINHGFVRTRLTEKNQFAMPGLLEPEQAAAQIAQALQRSTAFEIRFPFRLRIILSLFKYMPYSWSLALTAKMLRNQS, from the coding sequence ATGAAAAAAAATATCCAGCAACAACGTATCTGGCTGGTTGGCGCTTCGCACGGCATCGGTTTAGAGCTGGTAAAAATCTGGCTCGAACAAGGCCACAAGGTCATTGCTTCGGCGCGCCAAGCCGAACAATCAGATGACTTAGCCCAACTGCAACAGCGCTACGGCGCACAACTGCAGTGTTTAAATGTTGATGTCAGCGACGCACAGGCCTGCGCAGTACACGCCCAACAGGCATGGTCTGTATTCGATGGTTTGGATCTGTGGTTTTACAATGTCGGCGCTTACCAACCGATGACCTGTGAGGAATGGGAATGGTCGGCATTTATGCAGATGAATCAAAGCAATTACTTGGGCGTGGTAGCGCTGATGCTACCGCTGCACAAGCTCTTTAAAGCGCAAGGCCACGGCCGCTGGGTGTGGAATGCCAGCTTAGCTTCGTATTTTGGTCTGCCCTATGGCGGTGGTTACTCAGCACCCAAAGCCGCGCTGGTTAATCTCGCCCAAGCTTTGCAGCCCGAACTTGCTGCACAACAGATCGATTTACAGATTATTAACCACGGTTTTGTGCGCACGCGCTTAACTGAGAAAAACCAGTTTGCCATGCCCGGTTTGTTAGAGCCTGAGCAAGCCGCTGCGCAGATTGCCCAAGCACTGCAGCGCAGTACAGCATTCGAAATTCGTTTCCCGTTTCGTTTACGTATCATCCTCAGCCTATTCAAATACATGCCTTATTCTTGGTCACTGGCACTGACCGCTAAAATGCTAAGGAATCAATCATGA
- a CDS encoding MerR family transcriptional regulator has product MSDTIEQNALYPIREVARLTGVNPITLRAWERRYNLIEPVRTESGHRLYTQEHIDFLHETLRLMDEGVPISRVKSVISDVTPRPAPATAAVSNDDSQQLLEKICQAVSQLQVQKLERLLDRLFADYSLNAMRILLAEIEQQLQRNENNTVLFAFWQSSLIRRLQVRLHSLHCQPVLPSKRIVIQKASHSSAYLTKLVALFCFEQGYQSIELDETVSLEQVFASAKPLAVQAVLFIDDKADAAAQWIQCFKKYASMRTWVFGNEALADIQPPSVNCELRACAQWFTPLNL; this is encoded by the coding sequence ATGAGCGATACAATCGAGCAAAACGCACTGTACCCCATCCGCGAAGTGGCTCGGTTGACTGGGGTGAACCCTATTACCCTGCGCGCTTGGGAGCGCCGTTATAACCTGATTGAGCCTGTGCGGACTGAGTCAGGGCATCGGCTATATACTCAGGAACATATTGATTTTCTCCACGAAACATTGCGTTTAATGGATGAAGGCGTGCCTATCAGTCGGGTTAAATCGGTGATCAGTGACGTCACGCCACGACCAGCGCCCGCTACAGCAGCAGTCTCAAACGATGATAGCCAGCAGTTGTTGGAAAAGATTTGCCAGGCTGTCAGTCAGCTGCAGGTGCAAAAACTTGAACGTTTATTGGATCGCTTATTTGCTGATTACAGCCTCAATGCCATGCGTATCCTGTTAGCTGAAATAGAGCAGCAGTTACAGCGCAATGAAAACAATACAGTGTTGTTTGCCTTTTGGCAGAGCAGTTTGATTCGTCGATTGCAGGTGCGCTTACACAGTTTGCACTGCCAGCCAGTGCTGCCGAGCAAACGCATTGTTATTCAAAAAGCATCACACAGCTCGGCATACTTAACCAAGTTGGTGGCGTTATTTTGCTTTGAGCAAGGCTATCAGTCCATTGAGCTGGACGAGACAGTGAGCTTGGAGCAGGTGTTTGCCTCAGCTAAGCCTCTAGCTGTACAGGCGGTGCTGTTTATTGATGATAAAGCCGACGCGGCTGCACAATGGATACAATGTTTTAAAAAATATGCCTCGATGCGTACCTGGGTGTTTGGCAATGAGGCCTTAGCCGATATCCAGCCACCGAGTGTCAACTGCGAGCTGCGTGCCTGCGCGCAGTGGTTTACGCCGCTGAACTTATAG
- a CDS encoding DUF1365 domain-containing protein, with translation MTSQLYVGQVAHARKKPVQYRFAYRTFSIKVDLDCIEQEAQQLRWLSLNRFNLVSLNYKDHGARDGTPWRQWLDGFLAQYGIERPARAELVCYPRVLGYGFNPLSMWYAYDAGNQLIAIIAEVSNTFGQWHHYVLKLSGCSAKTIEAQAEKIFHVSPFIAMDARYHFRFGAPRDKVFTSIRETRQGVEFFSASEAGRALDLTDRHLIKQVGFAPLSMLKVIALIHWWALKILIKGGKFHRTPKHLEGIQYSHSEMTLC, from the coding sequence ATGACTTCGCAACTCTATGTTGGCCAAGTGGCACATGCGCGTAAAAAGCCGGTGCAGTATCGCTTTGCCTATCGCACCTTCAGTATCAAAGTGGATCTGGATTGCATTGAGCAAGAAGCACAGCAGTTGCGCTGGTTAAGCCTCAATCGTTTTAACCTGGTCAGCCTCAATTATAAAGATCACGGTGCACGCGACGGCACGCCATGGCGGCAATGGCTTGATGGCTTTTTAGCGCAATATGGAATTGAGCGCCCAGCGCGCGCTGAGTTGGTGTGTTATCCGCGCGTGCTCGGTTACGGCTTTAACCCGCTATCCATGTGGTATGCCTATGATGCTGGCAATCAGCTGATCGCCATTATTGCTGAGGTCAGTAACACCTTTGGTCAGTGGCATCACTATGTACTCAAGTTGAGCGGTTGCAGCGCAAAAACCATTGAGGCGCAGGCTGAAAAAATCTTCCATGTTTCACCTTTTATCGCTATGGATGCGCGCTACCATTTTCGTTTTGGGGCACCGCGCGACAAGGTTTTCACCAGTATTCGCGAAACACGCCAAGGGGTGGAGTTCTTTAGTGCCAGTGAAGCGGGGCGTGCCTTGGACCTTACTGACCGCCACTTAATTAAGCAGGTGGGATTTGCGCCATTGAGTATGCTTAAAGTGATTGCTTTGATTCATTGGTGGGCCTTAAAGATTCTAATAAAAGGCGGCAAATTCCATCGCACGCCTAAGCATTTAGAGGGTATTCAGTACAGCCATTCGGAGATGACACTATGTTAA
- a CDS encoding MFS transporter, translating into MNARSAFSQPLIYGLAAWPLAMLGIPLYVYLPTYYHQLGLELTMVGSMLLLARLSDIISDPLVGLLCDYSGQRGRYLLMLLGWLLLLIGLWQLLLPTEASAGQLLFWAMWVYLAWTLIMIPYQALSAQVSQQTHVKTYYTASREGFSVVGVITVLVLPFVLDDSQDYQQLFRLLYPLVSISLTLALALMLWRLRLLKQESSQRTASILKIDTLRLIWRDPSSRTLLPAYFLNSLANALPATLFLLFVEHFLQLQGYMGLLLLGFFLSGILALPLWVGLARKIGKYAAWRVSMISACLSFVWVFSLAPGSLWGFAVICLISGLSVAADVALPASIQADIAQDLSQKNGSMSGLLFAVWGMLTKLALALAVGLALPALGWLGWEQQSSESLQGLLWLYAGAPVALKLITLYWLRRPHSVAAN; encoded by the coding sequence ATGAACGCACGTAGCGCATTCAGCCAACCCTTGATTTATGGGCTTGCCGCTTGGCCATTAGCAATGCTGGGTATTCCGTTATACGTCTATTTACCGACGTATTATCACCAGCTTGGGCTTGAATTGACCATGGTCGGCAGCATGTTACTGCTCGCTCGGCTCAGCGATATCATCTCTGACCCGCTGGTGGGCTTACTCTGCGACTACAGTGGGCAGCGCGGCCGTTACCTGCTGATGCTGCTGGGTTGGTTGCTACTGTTGATTGGCTTATGGCAACTGTTGCTGCCGACTGAAGCCAGCGCTGGGCAGTTGTTGTTCTGGGCGATGTGGGTGTACTTGGCTTGGACCTTGATTATGATTCCTTACCAAGCACTCAGCGCGCAAGTGAGCCAACAGACTCATGTAAAAACCTATTACACCGCCAGTCGTGAAGGCTTTTCTGTGGTTGGTGTGATTACGGTCTTGGTCCTGCCTTTTGTCCTAGACGACAGCCAAGATTACCAGCAGCTGTTTCGCCTGCTCTACCCGCTGGTGAGCATCAGTCTAACTTTAGCCCTAGCGCTGATGCTCTGGCGTTTACGCCTGCTCAAGCAGGAGTCCTCACAACGCACAGCCAGCATTTTAAAAATCGATACCTTGCGCTTAATCTGGCGTGATCCAAGCAGTCGTACCCTGCTGCCCGCCTATTTTCTGAATAGCTTAGCCAATGCCCTACCGGCCACTTTGTTTTTATTATTTGTTGAGCATTTTTTACAGCTGCAAGGCTACATGGGCTTATTGCTGCTGGGCTTTTTTCTCAGTGGCATTTTAGCTTTACCGCTGTGGGTCGGGTTAGCAAGAAAGATCGGCAAATATGCAGCCTGGCGCGTGTCGATGATCAGCGCCTGTCTAAGCTTTGTCTGGGTGTTTAGCTTAGCGCCTGGCAGTCTGTGGGGCTTTGCCGTGATTTGTTTAATCTCAGGATTAAGCGTTGCCGCTGACGTGGCCTTGCCCGCTTCCATTCAGGCCGATATCGCACAAGACTTGAGCCAGAAAAATGGCAGCATGAGTGGTTTATTGTTTGCTGTGTGGGGCATGCTGACTAAGCTGGCTTTAGCTTTGGCGGTGGGCTTGGCCTTGCCTGCGCTGGGCTGGCTCGGCTGGGAGCAACAGAGCTCAGAGAGCCTGCAAGGCTTACTCTGGCTGTATGCAGGCGCGCCTGTTGCGCTAAAGCTGATCACCTTGTACTGGCTACGCCGCCCACACTCAGTAGCGGCTAATTAA
- a CDS encoding cyclopropane-fatty-acyl-phospholipid synthase family protein, protein MLTRTQSWLLGSSCAPKRAAWLLKHLPFDRLQHGSLTVSIGDQQRRFNGASAGVHAELIIHKPLKFIWLFCSQGELGFAKAYADQLIDTPCLHTLLRLGAANEQALSDTRLGFNWFYQRFLKRHRNNHNSIENSRDNISAHYDLGNDFYQLWLDETMSYSSALFSQPAQPMAQAQVNKYQRILDQLDWQEGDHILEIGCGWGGFAERAAQRGCQVTGITLSAEQLEFAQQRMQRRGLTEHAQLQLMDYRHQQGQFDHIVSIEMFEAVGKEYWHQYFTQLKRLLKKNGKAVLQIITIEEARAERYQNDVDFIQMFIFPGGLLPSKQQLHQLAHAHGFTVSNELSFGQDYARTLQLWQADFAEHREELLALGYDQRFQRIWRYYLDYCRVGFETQSTDVVQLTLEHKQ, encoded by the coding sequence ATGTTAACGCGCACACAAAGCTGGCTGCTTGGCTCATCCTGTGCACCCAAACGAGCCGCTTGGTTACTTAAACACCTGCCGTTTGACCGTCTACAGCATGGCTCATTAACGGTCAGTATTGGCGATCAACAGCGCCGCTTTAATGGTGCCAGTGCGGGTGTGCATGCAGAGCTGATTATTCACAAACCGCTTAAGTTTATTTGGTTGTTTTGTAGCCAAGGTGAGCTGGGTTTTGCTAAAGCTTATGCTGATCAACTGATTGATACGCCGTGTTTGCATACGTTGTTGCGATTGGGCGCTGCTAATGAGCAAGCACTCAGTGATACACGCTTGGGTTTTAATTGGTTTTATCAGCGTTTTTTAAAGCGCCATCGCAACAATCATAATTCGATTGAGAACAGCCGTGACAATATCAGTGCGCATTATGATCTGGGTAATGATTTCTACCAGCTGTGGCTGGATGAAACCATGAGCTATTCCAGTGCGTTATTCTCCCAACCTGCGCAACCAATGGCGCAGGCGCAAGTGAATAAATATCAGCGTATTCTTGATCAGCTGGATTGGCAGGAAGGCGATCATATTCTCGAAATTGGTTGCGGCTGGGGCGGTTTTGCTGAGCGCGCAGCGCAGCGAGGCTGCCAAGTGACCGGAATTACCTTATCTGCAGAGCAGCTTGAGTTTGCCCAACAGCGCATGCAGCGCCGAGGTTTGACAGAGCACGCGCAGTTGCAGCTGATGGATTACCGTCATCAGCAAGGTCAGTTTGATCATATTGTCAGTATTGAGATGTTTGAAGCCGTTGGTAAAGAGTATTGGCATCAGTACTTCACTCAGCTTAAACGCTTGCTAAAAAAGAATGGTAAAGCTGTGCTGCAAATCATCACCATTGAAGAGGCGCGGGCTGAGCGTTATCAAAATGATGTTGATTTTATACAGATGTTTATTTTCCCCGGTGGCCTTTTGCCGTCTAAACAACAGCTGCATCAGCTGGCGCACGCGCATGGATTTACTGTCAGTAATGAACTGTCATTTGGCCAAGACTATGCGCGCACATTGCAGCTTTGGCAGGCGGACTTTGCAGAGCATAGAGAAGAATTGCTAGCGCTAGGTTATGACCAACGGTTTCAGCGCATTTGGCGCTATTACCTTGATTATTGTCGTGTCGGTTTTGAAACCCAGTCGACCGATGTAGTGCAACTGACGTTGGAGCATAAGCAATGA
- a CDS encoding NAD(P)/FAD-dependent oxidoreductase, with translation MFDSEKRYKVAVIGSGISGISSAWFLSQKHEVTLFEKNPTLGGHTNTLDVTLANGEQIPVDTGFIVYNEPNYPLLKAMFAHLEVATYPTDMSFAVSIDQGRLEYAGNNLNTLFAQRKNVFSVQHWHMIVDILRFNKLAKNDLVQGLPKHFTLGDYLAENGFGQTMQQDYLLPMAAAIWSCPTETMLKFPAQSFLQFFANHGLLNVNDRPQWRTVINGARTYIEKIIALNRFAVHQYAVTDVALAEKAGQTVSLRSSDGQSHVFDQVVFACHADEAYALLNDPIFDLLQNFSYQHNRAWLHTDRAQMPSKEMAWASWNYLSGKNYQAERAVAVTYWMNALQPLATQENIFVTLNPIVEPRADLVLKTIDYQHPVFDPQAMHAQAQLPNIQGLKSCWFAGAYGGYGFHEDGLASAVRLAKRWQIDLPWEAV, from the coding sequence ATGTTCGACTCTGAGAAAAGATACAAAGTGGCAGTGATTGGCAGTGGTATCAGCGGCATCAGTAGTGCATGGTTTCTCAGTCAAAAGCATGAAGTTACTTTGTTTGAGAAAAATCCAACGCTGGGTGGGCACACCAACACGCTCGATGTGACTTTGGCTAACGGCGAGCAAATACCCGTGGATACAGGCTTTATTGTGTATAACGAGCCTAATTATCCCTTGCTTAAAGCCATGTTTGCTCATTTAGAGGTGGCTACTTATCCGACGGATATGAGTTTTGCCGTCTCCATTGATCAGGGCCGCTTGGAGTATGCCGGTAATAATCTCAACACATTATTTGCTCAACGCAAAAATGTATTTTCAGTTCAGCACTGGCACATGATTGTCGATATTTTACGTTTTAATAAACTGGCTAAAAACGATCTTGTACAAGGTTTGCCTAAGCACTTTACCCTCGGCGATTACTTGGCTGAAAACGGTTTTGGCCAGACCATGCAGCAAGATTATTTATTGCCCATGGCAGCAGCCATTTGGTCCTGTCCAACCGAAACCATGCTGAAGTTTCCCGCACAGAGCTTCCTGCAATTTTTTGCCAATCATGGTTTGTTGAATGTGAATGACCGCCCACAATGGCGCACGGTGATCAATGGTGCACGCACCTACATAGAAAAAATCATCGCCCTCAATCGCTTTGCTGTGCATCAATATGCTGTGACGGATGTAGCGCTGGCTGAAAAAGCTGGGCAAACAGTGTCGCTGCGTAGCAGTGACGGGCAAAGTCATGTCTTTGATCAGGTGGTGTTTGCCTGTCATGCCGACGAGGCTTACGCCCTGCTCAATGACCCAATATTTGATTTGTTGCAGAACTTTAGCTACCAACACAACCGTGCGTGGTTGCACACAGATCGAGCGCAAATGCCTAGCAAAGAAATGGCCTGGGCCTCGTGGAATTATCTCAGTGGTAAGAACTACCAAGCTGAGCGTGCAGTAGCTGTGACCTATTGGATGAACGCATTGCAACCGCTGGCAACACAAGAAAATATCTTTGTTACTTTAAACCCAATCGTTGAGCCACGCGCTGACTTAGTGCTTAAAACCATTGATTACCAGCATCCGGTGTTTGACCCGCAAGCTATGCACGCGCAAGCGCAGTTGCCCAATATTCAAGGGCTGAAAAGTTGCTGGTTTGCTGGTGCTTATGGCGGTTATGGCTTCCATGAAGATGGCCTTGCTAGTGCGGTACGCTTAGCCAAACGTTGGCAGATTGATCTGCCCTGGGAGGCTGTATGA
- a CDS encoding DUF3833 domain-containing protein, giving the protein MSIRNYLFALGAVLLLAGCSGPKLQDYAQTEPTLDLFSYFAGETQAYGQFQDRSGQVKRRFKVAITGTVEDDVLTLDERFVYDDGELEQRIWVIKRLADNHYSGTAGDVIGEAVGRSAGSVFSWRYTLDLPYKDSSIQVKFDDWMFLQSDGVMLNRAQVSKWGFKVGEVTLFFSKAGL; this is encoded by the coding sequence ATGAGCATACGCAATTATTTATTCGCCCTCGGTGCTGTATTGCTGCTTGCAGGTTGCAGCGGCCCCAAGCTGCAAGATTATGCGCAGACAGAGCCAACGCTTGATTTGTTTAGCTACTTTGCTGGAGAAACCCAAGCTTACGGCCAGTTTCAGGATCGCTCAGGGCAGGTTAAACGCCGCTTTAAAGTGGCAATTACCGGCACCGTCGAAGACGATGTGCTGACCTTGGATGAACGTTTTGTTTATGACGATGGCGAGCTTGAACAGCGTATCTGGGTGATTAAGCGCCTTGCAGATAATCACTACAGTGGCACTGCAGGCGATGTGATTGGTGAAGCAGTGGGGCGCAGTGCGGGTTCGGTGTTCAGCTGGCGCTACACCTTAGATCTGCCTTATAAAGACAGCAGTATCCAGGTGAAATTTGATGATTGGATGTTCTTGCAATCCGATGGCGTCATGCTCAACCGCGCCCAAGTCAGCAAGTGGGGTTTTAAAGTCGGTGAGGTTACCCTGTTTTTTAGCAAGGCAGGGTTATGA
- a CDS encoding chalcone isomerase family protein, with protein MRILCCVFLLALSNLASAQLTEAGAGTARWGFFKVYDAQFFTTAGVTLEQALSEQTPARLELCYARELSVDNFIEGAQRALPESLPAELERAVSRLHAAYQPVKQGDCYHLDFQPEQGTFLVLNGKTLVQIDTLGFKALYFGIWLGEQPLSAPLKRSLIAGLKP; from the coding sequence ATGAGAATCCTGTGCTGCGTGTTCTTGCTAGCGCTATCCAATTTGGCTAGCGCTCAGTTAACTGAGGCCGGTGCCGGAACAGCGCGCTGGGGTTTCTTTAAAGTCTATGATGCGCAGTTTTTCACCACAGCGGGCGTGACACTCGAACAAGCGCTATCTGAGCAAACGCCAGCACGCCTTGAGTTGTGCTACGCACGTGAGTTGTCGGTAGATAATTTCATTGAAGGTGCGCAGCGAGCTTTGCCTGAGTCTTTACCAGCAGAATTAGAGCGCGCTGTTAGTCGTTTGCATGCGGCTTATCAGCCGGTTAAACAAGGCGATTGTTACCATTTGGATTTTCAGCCAGAGCAGGGCACTTTTTTAGTGCTCAATGGCAAAACGTTGGTGCAAATTGATACGCTAGGCTTTAAAGCCTTGTATTTCGGCATTTGGTTGGGCGAACAGCCTTTGTCTGCGCCGCTTAAGCGCAGTTTAATTGCTGGATTAAAACCCTGA
- a CDS encoding DUF2058 domain-containing protein, which produces MSLSLRDQMLKAGLVNEKQAKQATKEQKRQQRLEKKGAVEVDDSQRQAALKAMAEKQKRDQELNREQQEKAERKAQVAQIRQLIESARLPKLDSEDYYNFVDHKKVKRIAVNDMVRNKLSSGSLAIVKHGGGYEIIPREAALKIQERDERRIVLLNVVSEDVSEADDPYAAYQIPDDLMW; this is translated from the coding sequence ATGAGTTTATCTTTGCGCGATCAGATGCTTAAAGCCGGGCTGGTCAACGAAAAACAGGCCAAACAGGCCACTAAAGAGCAAAAAAGACAGCAGCGTCTAGAGAAAAAAGGCGCTGTAGAGGTGGACGACTCGCAACGTCAGGCCGCGTTAAAGGCCATGGCTGAGAAGCAAAAGCGTGACCAAGAATTAAACCGTGAGCAGCAAGAAAAAGCTGAACGTAAAGCGCAGGTTGCACAAATTCGTCAGCTGATCGAAAGTGCGCGCCTCCCTAAATTAGACAGCGAAGACTATTACAACTTTGTTGATCATAAAAAAGTGAAGCGCATTGCGGTTAACGACATGGTGCGCAATAAACTCAGCAGCGGCAGCCTTGCCATTGTCAAACACGGCGGTGGCTATGAAATTATTCCCCGTGAAGCGGCGCTAAAGATTCAAGAGCGTGATGAGCGTCGTATTGTTCTGCTTAATGTGGTGAGCGAAGACGTCAGCGAAGCAGATGATCCCTACGCGGCCTACCAGATTCCTGATGATTTAATGTGGTAA
- a CDS encoding thiol-disulfide oxidoreductase DCC family protein: protein MATHSAQLYYDASCGFCRREIEHLRPRLEPDVQLVDISAPDFQLPQGYTLEDLLTRIHFFDGQTMHIGFNATMAYWHAAGMRKTVALLSLPGISHMGNLVYNVWAKWRRRNSSSCEIN from the coding sequence ATGGCGACTCACAGTGCCCAGCTCTACTACGATGCGTCATGCGGTTTTTGTCGCAGAGAAATCGAGCATCTGCGCCCGCGCTTAGAGCCTGACGTGCAATTGGTCGATATCAGCGCGCCAGATTTTCAGCTGCCGCAGGGCTATACCCTTGAAGACTTGCTGACCCGTATTCATTTTTTTGATGGACAGACAATGCATATTGGTTTCAACGCTACCATGGCGTATTGGCATGCAGCAGGCATGCGCAAAACAGTGGCCTTGCTCAGTCTGCCCGGTATCAGTCACATGGGTAATCTTGTTTATAATGTGTGGGCGAAATGGCGACGTCGAAACTCCAGCAGCTGCGAGATTAATTAG